The Chelonoidis abingdonii isolate Lonesome George chromosome 11, CheloAbing_2.0, whole genome shotgun sequence genomic interval ACAGTGGGTTTGCAGGTAATGCCCCGGCACCTCCAAGCAACCACCTTAGTCACTGATATGCCCAGCGATGCTCACGGTGAGGCTGCTAGAGACCGTGGGTTCAATCCCAGCTCTGCTCAAAGCTCCCGGATGGTCTCAGGCAAGTCATGTGAGGCCAAACCTTTACAAGAGCCCAACTCAGCACCCAGAAGTGAGGCCGGACTTCCAAGCTCCCATGGCAACCCTGCCTGATTCTCAAGCAGCTTTGGCACCAAATCTCTGCCTGACTTAGAGCGAGGCCTACGCAGGAGCTGGGCTGTGCGGGGAATCTGGCCTCCAGCAGGGTGCTGAGCCTGGAAAgatgttgctgctgtttcccccaggaaggttttccGATGGCGCCTAGTGAAAGTCACTGGGCAGCTGATTCTATGTGTGCTGTTGATAATGTCCCCCCTCCGTACGGTGGGGAGACCGCCCCTCCTTCTCCAGCAGGCGGTGAGGATCAACCCATGCACAGGGCTTGGGGACTGTGGGGATCAGGCCCTCGCCACGGTGGCTTTCTGCACATTGTCCAGCCTAGCAACCTCGGTGTTCGCTGCCTTCTTGAGGGCGGGTCCATGGGGGTGGTGCTGGCACCAAAGGCTGCACCGTTTAATACGTGCGGGAGGCCCCCCAACCGGGCAGCGCCGTGAGGCGGTTCCAGTAACTGCCGCCCCCTTCCCAGCTGACGGCCTCCAGCTTCACGTCGCCGTCCATCTCCAGGAAGCGCACATGCTCTGGCGGGAGGCGGTGCTGGAACGCGTAGTGATGACGCTCGTTCACCGTTACCTGGAAGGGAACGGGCAGTGTCAGACGAGAGGGCAGAGGTCCCAGCCCACTGGactgggctagggtgaccagacagcaagtgtgaaaaatcaggacaagggtggggggtaataggagcctatataagaaaaagacccaaaaatcaggactgtccctataaaattgggacatctggtcaccctaactgggaCCTCCTTccagggcagcaggggctgggccacaGACTATGTCTGGGGCTTGTTGGACATTTGCAAAGCGGCGCAGGGTCCAGCAATGAGACAGGCGTGGGTTACGTCCCACTGAGCCCGCGCTCCCCCTGGCTGCACTGCCAGGGAAGGTTCGGTCCAATGAGCCGGGAGCTTTGCCTACGATAAGAGGAGAGTTCACTGCACTAAGCCCCACATAGATGAACCCGGGGTTGTGATGTTGCAACTTTCTCTGATCCAGATGGATGCAGTCCGGTCCCTGCCGATGGGCGAAGTGGGGCGTCTCCCAGTGTCCTGATGGAGCAGGGGCATCCCCTCCCCAAGCCCTACCTACCTCGTACGCCTTGGCGGTGGTGGTGAATGTCAGCGTGAAGCTCTTCCCTCTGCGGAGGGGGCTGTTTTCCTTCCGCTCCTCCTGGCCCCACTTTCTCGCCACCAAGCTGTTGAAGATGATGTGGGGGGAGCCCTCAAAGCGGGGGTTGAAGAGCAAGGCCACGTTGGCCCCTTCGTACTGACCGTAGATGAACTTTACCCGGAAGCTGGAGTGGAGACGGCACGGGCTGAGCCTGGAGCCAGCTTCAGGGACTGAGCTCCCGGCCCAGTGTCCGGCATTAGGGATCCTCTTGCCTGCTTGTAGGGCCCCGTGGCCTGAGCAGCTGTAACCAACCCTGGCCCTGGCACACCTTGGCTCTGGTCTGCACTACtcgtttaggtcgaatttagcagcgttagatcgattcaaccctgcacctgtccacacaacgaagccatttttgtccgtgtaaagggcttttaaaatcgatctctgtacttctccccgatgaggggattagtgctgaaattgacatcACTGGGTCAaatctggggtagtgtggatgcaattccacggcctccaggagctatcccagagtgctccattgtgactgctctggacagcactttgaactcagatgcactagccaggtacacaggaaaagccccaggaacttttgaatttcatttcctggttGGCCAGcatggtgaactcagcagcacaggtgaccatgcagtccccccagaatgtttctatgctccccctatcatctccgtccctgaggttattgcagattagaaggtgaaaaaaacacacttgtgatgacatgttttccgagctcatgcagtcctcccgcactgatagggcacagcgtaATGCCTGGAGGCAtccagtggcagaggccaggaaagaactgctgtgtttgcttaatgGCAAAAGTATCACGCCTCGCTAGTGATCCTGCCCGAGCCAGGTTGCTGTGTCACATGCACTCC includes:
- the LOC116822424 gene encoding galectin-7-like, which codes for MVVAAMALIPDRPTIPYSTAIPGGLRPHTWVKMKGSVPETSTGFRVKFIYGQYEGANVALLFNPRFEGSPHIIFNSLVARKWGQEERKENSPLRRGKSFTLTFTTTAKAYEVTVNERHHYAFQHRLPPEHVRFLEMDGDVKLEAVSWEGGGSYWNRLTALPGWGASRTY